In Desulfosudis oleivorans Hxd3, the DNA window CCATCCATGACCGCATGCACCACCTCGACGATGTCGGGACGGTTGCCCTTGGCGATATCGGTCAGTTTCTCGTCCAGGGGATCGGAAATAACCGAGTACATGCCATAGCGCTCCAGCATGATCATGTAGGTCTGGTTCAAAATGGGCCGCAGATGGGAGGGCGGTCCATTGGAAACGTTGGACAGACCGCAGGTGCTTTTAGAGCCCGGCGCGATGTCGGCCAGCATCATCTGGAAATTGAGCAGGCTCATCAACTGGTCCTGCTGGGTGTTGACCGGTGTCACAATACCGTCAAACCAGAGCCGCTCATTCTCAATGCCGGCTTCGTTGGCGGCATACATCAGCTCAACCGCCAGGGCTGCCCGCTCATTCTCGTCCCTGGGCAGGCCTTCCGGCCCCCACAGCAGGGCGATAAAATCAGCGTTGTGCTCCGCGGCCAGGGGAATCATCTTCTCATACCGCTCGGGCCGGGCCATGATGGAGTTGATCAGCACCGGCTTCTCCGTCGGCTTGTACACCTTCAGCGCCGCCGCAATGGCGTCGATGTTGGAGGTGTCCAGAACCAGAGGCAGATCCGACACCACCTCCTGAACGGTCTGCACCACCCAGGGCATCAGCTCATGGCCGTCCTTCTTGGCAGGGCCCAGGTTGATGTCGATGTAATCCATGCCTTTGGCCTTCT includes these proteins:
- a CDS encoding dihydropteroate synthase, with amino-acid sequence MILIGESLNVISKKIGKAFKERDPKPIQEEALDQKAKGMDYIDINLGPAKKDGHELMPWVVQTVQEVVSDLPLVLDTSNIDAIAAALKVYKPTEKPVLINSIMARPERYEKMIPLAAEHNADFIALLWGPEGLPRDENERAALAVELMYAANEAGIENERLWFDGIVTPVNTQQDQLMSLLNFQMMLADIAPGSKSTCGLSNVSNGPPSHLRPILNQTYMIMLERYGMYSVISDPLDEKLTDIAKGNRPDIVEVVHAVMDGEEPDASTQEMVDYVKTAKVILGHSLYSDSWLEV